Within Bacteroidetes Order II. bacterium, the genomic segment CACGTGCCGCCAAACGCCGTTTCAGGTTGCACGAAATAGGATACCTCCAATGGATCCTCTGGATGTTTTACATTATAATGACGTTTATAACAGTTTTACTACCCCTTTTATGTATTGGGTTCTGGGCTTTCCAGTCGAATAATACTACCCATTGGAAAGAGTTACTGACCTCGTTATGGGCCTCAACTTCTGTGGCCTTCCCTTCTGCCGTGGGCGCTGCGTTGTGTGCGCTTTTGTTGACCTATGGCGCAGTCCGTCATCCTTCTTTTCAAACCCGCTTATTCGAGCGACTGGCCTATACGGGTTATGCCACACCGCCCGTCGTTTTTGGTCTGGCCTTTATCGCCTTTGCACTAGGGGCCGTTCCCTTTTTATACCAAACCATGCTTCTATTGGTATTCGCTTACGTTTTTCATGCCCTTGCCGAGGCGATTGGCCCTGTCCGCTCTGCTCTTTTTCAGGCATCACCCCATATTCAAGAAGCAGCACGTTCTTTGGGTATTTCGGGCTTTTCGGCCTTCCAAAAGGTGACACTGCCCCTGCTTAAACGGGGTTTACTGACGAGTATGGCTTTCGTCTTCTTGTCTATCATGAAGGAATTGCCCATCACCCTGTTGTTGGCCCCCATCGGCTTTGAGTCTCTTGCGATGAACGTCTGGCAATATACCGCAACTGCCAATTTTTCAGCCGCGGCACCATATGCCATCACCATCGTGACGCTTTCCTCGACTTTTGTAGGCTTACTCCTACACCGCGAAAAAGCCTGATCCAATGAAATTTAAATGATCCGACAACCCATTGGTTACATTATGGTCATCTTCAAGGCTAAATTATAGACTCCTTAATAACCTCCTTTTTTATGGACGCAACACCCCTACTATTAGTACAAGACCTGCATAAATGTTATTGTCCTACTGAAGGCAAAGTGGTAGCGCAGGTTTCTTTTGCGGTGCAAGAAGAGGAGATTTTTGCCCTCTTAGGCCCAAGTGGTTGTGGAAAAACCACCATTTTACGGATGATTGGGGGGTTTGAACGACCAGACCAAGGACGGATTATACTAAGGAGCCGCACCCTTTCGGATGCGCATACATGGATTCGGCCAGAAAAGAGGGGCATTGGCTTTGTCTTTCAGGAATATGCCCTATTCCCGCATTTAGATGTTCGGGCAAATGTAATGTTTGGCTTGCACCACCTCCCCAAATCTGCCCGCCCCGACCGTGCCGACGAAATGCTCCGGCTTGTAGGCTTGCAAAAACTGGCTCACCGAAAACCACACGAACTTTCTGGCGGACAACAACAACGAGTAGCCCTTGCCCGCGCAATGGCCCCCAAACCACAACTCATTCTGTTAGACGAACCCTTCTCGAATTTAGACGCCGTCCTTCGCAACGAAACACGCGACGAATTGCGCCTTTTATTGAAAGAAGCCAAAATGAGCGCCATTCTGGTAACACACGATCAAGAAGAAGCTTTTTCATTTGCAGACCGAATCGGGGTAATGCAAGAAGGCCACCTCGAACAATTGGGGACTCCCGAAGAACTCTATTACGAGCCCAATACCTTGTTCGTCGCCCAGTTTCTCGGCAAGACCAACTTGTTCTTTTCTGAGGCAGCCGGAAATATGGCCGAAAGCCCGGTTGGAACCATTTCCCTAAAGCGTGCTGCCAAAGGCGATGTTTTAGTCGCACTCCGACCAGAGCACTTAGACATTCGTTTGGTGAACGAAGGGGATCCGATACAAGCCGAAGTCATCTCTAAGGATTTCCGTGGCCACGACATCACCTACCGCCTCCGTCAAAAAGGGCTGGAATTTTTGGTACATACCGATAATCGCCACCGCTTTAATGTCGGTGATCGGGTTTCCGTAAAACCGGTTGAACCCGGTGTGGTCCTTAAACGCGCATAAACCAAAAACCCAGCAACGGTTCATGCGTTAACTGTCCGTGAATAGTAGATACACATACCCTATTTCGGTAAACGGCATGAACCTTCCGGGTGGTTTCGGGTTTTTAATTTTTATAAGCACCGAACATCCCCAAACCCCGCCTATGAATCCTCCTCCCATCCAAACCCTTGGCGAATTAAAAAAGTCCGGATACGTCTTCCGAACGGTTAAAGAAGAATTACGCCATAACCTGATCCTAAAGCTCAAGGCAAAACAACCTGTCTTCGAGGGGATGATCGGCTATGAACGAACGGTCATTCCACAAATTCAGAATGCACTCCTTGCCCGTCACGACCTTATCCTACTAGGCCTACGCGGACAAGGCAAGACCAGGCTCATACGGATGCTGGCTTCGCTCTTAGATGAATATATCCCTTTTATCGAAGGCAGCGAACTCAATGAAAACCCACTGAACCCCATCACAAAGTATGGGAAAAACTTGGTAAATGAAAAAGGCGACGAAACCCCCATCACTTGGCTACACAGATCGGAACGATACACTGAAAAACTCGCCACGCCGGATACCAATATGGCAGACCTGATCGGGGATATTGACCCCATCAAAGCCGCTACCCGACGATTGACCTATGCCGACGAAGAAGTGATCCATTTTGGATTAATCCCACGCGCCAATCGGGGAATCTTTGCGATCAATGAATTACCAGACCTCCAGCCACGGATCCAAGTGGGGCTTCTGAACATTATGGAAGAGCAAGATGTCCAGATACGGGGCTTTAACCTCCGTATTCCACTAGACCTGCTGCTGGTTTTTACTGCCAATCCCGAAGACTACACCAATCGTGGCAGTATCATTACCCCCCTTAAAGACCGGATTGACAGCCAGATCATTACCCACTATCCTAAGAACTTAGAAACGGGGATCGAAATTACCCGCCAAGAAGCTTGGCAAGAACGAGGTGGTGGCGTACAAATAGAGGTGCCACACTTCTTTCGGGAAATCATTGAACAAGTAGCTTTCGAGGCCCGTACCAGCGAATACATAGACCAGAAGTCCGGCGTTTCGGTTCGGATGACACGCTCCGCACTCGAAGCCCTGATCTCCGCTGCCGAAAGACGCGCCCTCTTCCACCATGAACAAAAAACCACTGTACGGATATCAGACTTGTTGCAAGTTGAACCAGCCATCACCGGAAAAGTGGAATTGGTATATGAAGGAGAGCAAGAAGGAGCCCAAAATGTCGCTCGATTACTCATCGGAAAAGCCGTAAAGGCCATTTTTCTGCGTTACTTCCCCGATCCAGCAGATAAAAAATCAGGGAAAGCCGCTTATAAAGAAGTCCTGAACTGGTTTGCGAAAGGAAATAGCCTTACTTTTCGGCACGACATGGACCAAGCAGATTATCATAAAGCCCTCACAAAGATCCATGGACTCGAAGAAATGGTACAAAAAACCATCCAAACCCACCGAGAGGCGGACAAGCTGGTAATGATGGAGTGGGTACTGGAAGCGTTGCACCAACATTCCCTCGTCGGAAAAGACTATTCGGAGTTCTTTGCTTCCTATAGCGACATCGTGGGGTCTATGTTATCTGGCATTGGGAATTTATCCGACGAAGACGAAGATTGGGACGACGACACCTATCGCCGCCCCCGAAAATAACGGCTATGTAGGCATTTGACGTACAACACATTGCGCAAAAGCCTATTGAACGAAATTCAATGAACGGAATACCTTAATCAATTAATGCTTGCTGCCTCACAATGAGGCAACCCTCTTACACTTAAACACAAAATCTCATGCAAGAAAAACTCAACCGCAGAGACTTCTTATTTAAGGCTGCCATGGTTGGCGCTGTCGCACCTGCCTTAGCAGGAACGTTAGCTGCCTGTGGCGGTGGTGGCGATACCGCAGCAGCGGGTTGTAACGACACAACGGGCCTTGCACCTGCGGACATCACCATGCGTCAAACCCTGAAGTACGTAGATGTAACAACCGATCCGACGAAGGCTTGTGACGGTTGTCAACTCTATATTGCAGCAACCGGCGGTGCGGCTTGTGGCAAATGCAGTGTGGTCAAAGGACCGATCGCACCCAAAGGATACTGCACCAGTTGGGTTAAAAAAGCCTAATCATAGCCCATTTTATAAACCTGTCTTTCCTGCCCGAAGGACGGGTTTTTTAATGTCTTAAAAATAATGCTTATTTAGACTAATTCCAAATAGAAAACAAAATTTTTACAAACCCGTCCCAAAAAATATTTCCCTTCCCATATTCAGATAGAAAATCGCTTACAGAATTTTAACCTGCCAGTGGTATTCGTGATGGATCTACATACTAATTGGTTCGCTAAGAAAATTGGCACGTGTAACCGTAAAGTGATGTCATAAGATATTGGCAGGATCATCGGTTTTGTGCAAGACAAACAACTAACGTTAAAGATCGCATGGCGACTTTAGGCCGCATTTTCACGTTGTTCTAACCAGCCCACCACATATTTTCCAAGTAGGTCAAACTCTATATTAACCATCGTACCCACTTGCCAATCGGAGACCACCGTATGATGAAAGGTATAGGGAATAATCCCGATGGTCAAGACCTCTTCCGACAAACGTGCCACAGTTAGGCTGATCCCATCAATGGCAATAGAACCTCTTGGGATCACCAATGCTTTATGCTGCAGCCCAAAACGGATGGTAAACAGCCATCCCGTTTCTTCCGAGACCACACTTTCTATGGTTCCAGTTGCATCCACATGGCCTTGAACAATATGACCATCCAATCGTGCAGACAACAACATGGCCCGTTCCATATTCACCCGTTGTCCAACTTCCCATCCACCCAAGGTGGTTTTTCGCAAGGTTTCTTCGATCGCTTCTACAAAAAACACCTGTTCTTCCAGCGCCACCACCGTTAAACAAACCCCATTACAGGCGATGCTCTGGTCCACTTTAAGCATTGGCACCACATCGGACTGAATCCCAAAACGGCGCCCACCACCCAATTTGGTGATGCTTTGAACGGTTCCAACGGTTTCAATAATACCAGTAAACATGAGGTCAGTCTTTCCATTTTAAGGGTTAAACGTAAACGATTTAGCAAAGGGCTTCGTCGCTCCTGGTTCAAAAACATGAAGAATGACTTCCTTGCTTGGTTTTAATACGGCAGCCAGCGGCTCCAAGTCAAACGTAAGGGTTTCGTAAAGCATCGCTTCGCAAAGATCGCCATTGGCATTATGTGTGAGGAAGAGGTTGTTTTGGGGCGGTAAAGACTTGGCAATGGCCGGACTTCCGGCAAGCCCCCAAACATGCGTTCGACATCCGCCACTACTGGCCACTTTAAGGGTTAAGGTATGGCCCTTCAAAGACCCACCCTCGATACCTGCCGGATCATGCGGTAAGTCATCCGGATTTAGGTGATCGTACACCTGAATTTTGCGAGATTCTTGCAGGCTTCTACCCGAAATAGGGAACGGTTCATCCGATACTACAGGTGAACAATCTTTTACCCCTAAGCACAGGATGGGCATGTCGCAAGAAGCAAGAATTAAAGCAGAAAGCAGAAATGCAACAGCGGTTTTCATAACGATACTTCGGTTGAAAGTCAGAAGTCATTTAAAGAGGATACACCGTTTGTGGGTGCTTCAACCAATCCGAATCAAACCCCGACGGGCAAGGTGTCGCGTCCGTATTGCTTCATCCGGTTCCACGAAACACACCAATCGTATGCCTCCAAAACACCCTCCACATAGCTTCCGGTTGTAATTTGGATGCCCAATGCTTTTACCGATTCGTGGGCATTGGCAGGTGCAAAAGGAAAACCGACCAATTTTAGGGCCCCAATATCCATCCCAGCATCCCCGATATAAGCCATTTTGTGCAATGGAATGCCTGTTATCCGAGAAAGCCACAAGATTCCATCGGCCTTTGTAGTGGCTTTCGGGATTACATCTACCGAATAAGGGGTTTGGAATGCCACCAGATTCGGATAATGCTGGAGAATATGTTGCTCCACAATGGGGAAAAACCGCGCTAAAGCGGCTCGGTCTGGACAAACCACGCCCGCTTGTGTACGCTTTCCATAATCATATACGATGGGGGAGCCAATGATCGCTTGTTGAAGCCAACGTTGAACCTCCTGAATGTCGAGATTTACCCCTTCTTCAAAAGCGGGATGCCATTGCACGTGTCCGGTGGTAAGATGCAACATACCAGCCCCTCCTTCAAAGAGCACCGGCTGGGTTAGCCCGAACAGTTGGGCCATGGCCTCCACATACGGCCCCGATCGTCCAGAGCATAATGACCACTTCGGAAATACAGCATCTTCTCGTACAACAAAATCTGTTATGCGCTGGAATGCACCCAACTTATGCGGACGATAAACCTCCGAAAGACAGCCGTCTATATCCGAGATAAAAAGTTCAATCATGCAATGATTAACCCAGATTCCCTTCGTCCTTTGTCAGTGCTTCTGCCAACATCAGAATAAGCTCGTCCGACATGCCCGTAGAACTAAACCCTCCGTCGTGAAAGAGATTTTGCATCGTCACCATGCGGGTCAGGTCCGAGAGCAACGAAACCGTATAATCGGCACACGAAGCGGCATCGGCATTACCAAGTGGCGAAACCCGATTGGCAAACTCGAACATGGCATCGAAGCCTTTCAGGCCCTGTCCTGCAACCGTAATAGTTGGGCTTTGGGAAATGGTGTTCACCCGGATTTTCCGCTTACCGAGGTTGTAGCCGTAGGTACGAGCAATAGACTCCAACAATGCCTTTGCATCATTCATCTCGGAGTATTTTGAGAACGTACGCTGTGCCCCAATATAACTGAGGGCCACCACCGAAGACCCGTCTGCCAATGCCTCGGTATCTAAAGAGGCGCGGATGACACGATGCAGGCTAATCGCGGAAATATCTAACGTTTTGTGCATGTTCTCATAGTCCAACTCGGTATAAGCAAGCCCTTTACGGATGTTAATGCTTTGCCCAATGGCATGAACGATAAAATCAATTTGACCGCCAAAATGGAATTTGGTTGCTTCGAAGAGCGCTTTCAGGTCTTCATCACTGGTGGCATCCGCATAGATAACAGGGCTATTTCCTGTTATTTCAGACAGTTTGGGCAAATTTCCAAATCGCTTAGTAACGGGCGCATTGGAAAGCACAAACTGTGCCCCTTCCCGATGGGCCGCTTCGGCAATGGCCCAAGCAATGGAGGTTTCAATCATGGCCCCAAAGATGACGCCTTTTTTCCCTTTTAAGAGTCCGTAACTCATAATCTGTATTTTCTTGAAGGGGTTGGGTGTACACCGGAGATACATATTGGATATCCTCCGGACACAAAAACGGCCCGAATATACTAAAACTAAGCGGTATGAAAACGACTTATGTGCGGGCAAGGGTATAAGATAACCACTTTTCGAGCGAAGCGATGATTTGTTCCTGTGAAAAAGGTTTAGGTACAAAATCAGTATAACCAACGTCACGACAAATTTCACGATGACGCTTAAATACATAACCACTCAGGGCGATTATTGGAAGGTGTGGATGGGTCCGCCTTAGTTCCAGAACGGCTTCATCTCCATCCATCCCCCCGCCAAATCCAACATCCATGATCACAGCATCAGGTGGATTTGCACGGACATATTCTATGGCCTCTTCAGCAGAAGCCAGCGTCACGACCTCATACTGGTCTTTTAGAAAAAAATACAACAATCGGCGAAGAGAGGGATCGTCATCCACAGCCAGAATTTTCATACTATTTGGGTCGTTATAGGAGGGCTACATGAAAATAAAGCAATAATCATACCAAAAAAATCAATTATTTCACACACAGAAAAGCCCCTTTTATAAAAAAGAGGCCCTCATCAGAATCAGCATTAAAGACATTATTTAATCAATATCATTCGCTTAGAAAAGCGCTGCGAGCCAGATTCTATCGTATAAAAATATAAACCACTCGGCCAGTTTTTGGCTTGGAGTTGTACGGAATACGTTCCGGCTACTTGTGGTTGATCCACCATTGTTTCTACCAATCGTCCCAAAGTGTCATAGACCAAAAGGCGAACATGCCCGGATGTGGGCAAGTGGTATTGAATAGTCGTTGTGGGATTAAAAGGATTCGGATAGTTTTGCAAAAGTTCTATCTGCTCTGGTAAGGTGGTTTCGTCGTCTATCGCCACAATTTTTCGGGTTAGGAATGTGGCGCGTATGGGCAAGGTAGCATTGGTAACGGTGGTAGTGGCGGATAGTTGGGTTCCATTGAGTTCCCGCCATGCTTTGGTACTCCCCATAAAGAAGGAGGTGTTTTCTCCTGAAAAATAGGAAGCAGCCAATAACATATAATTTTGGTCGTTTCCGGCTTCACGATAGCCTATAAAAACGGTATCGGGCAAGGCATTTAATTTAGATTCATGGGCCGTCAAATCTATTTCAAAAAAATTAAATCCAACGCGGGGCACATCATAAGCACGGGGATCGGTCACATCCAACTCGAATAAGACATCGCCCGGTAATCCTTGGCTATTGCTTTGCCAAACCGTTAGCTTAATGTCTCTTGGCGCATCTGCGGAAATTCCAAAACTACTATCTTGACTACGATAGTAGGGAGAAACAGATACTTTTTGTAATCTTACGGCATTGGTGGGTTTTAGGAATCTTGTAGCGGCGGCATTGCTTTCATTCCCGCCCAATGCAAAGAAATAATAGGCTCCAGAGTCCGTATCTTGGTGTACCAAGGCATTTTCCCCATACTTCACCTCGGTGGAAGCGGTGGC encodes:
- a CDS encoding riboflavin synthase, with protein sequence MFTGIIETVGTVQSITKLGGGRRFGIQSDVVPMLKVDQSIACNGVCLTVVALEEQVFFVEAIEETLRKTTLGGWEVGQRVNMERAMLLSARLDGHIVQGHVDATGTIESVVSEETGWLFTIRFGLQHKALVIPRGSIAIDGISLTVARLSEEVLTIGIIPYTFHHTVVSDWQVGTMVNIEFDLLGKYVVGWLEQRENAA
- a CDS encoding SDR family oxidoreductase, translated to MQIMSYGLLKGKKGVIFGAMIETSIAWAIAEAAHREGAQFVLSNAPVTKRFGNLPKLSEITGNSPVIYADATSDEDLKALFEATKFHFGGQIDFIVHAIGQSINIRKGLAYTELDYENMHKTLDISAISLHRVIRASLDTEALADGSSVVALSYIGAQRTFSKYSEMNDAKALLESIARTYGYNLGKRKIRVNTISQSPTITVAGQGLKGFDAMFEFANRVSPLGNADAASCADYTVSLLSDLTRMVTMQNLFHDGGFSSTGMSDELILMLAEALTKDEGNLG
- a CDS encoding HAD family phosphatase, which produces MIELFISDIDGCLSEVYRPHKLGAFQRITDFVVREDAVFPKWSLCSGRSGPYVEAMAQLFGLTQPVLFEGGAGMLHLTTGHVQWHPAFEEGVNLDIQEVQRWLQQAIIGSPIVYDYGKRTQAGVVCPDRAALARFFPIVEQHILQHYPNLVAFQTPYSVDVIPKATTKADGILWLSRITGIPLHKMAYIGDAGMDIGALKLVGFPFAPANAHESVKALGIQITTGSYVEGVLEAYDWCVSWNRMKQYGRDTLPVGV
- a CDS encoding sigma 54-interacting transcriptional regulator, with the translated sequence MNPPPIQTLGELKKSGYVFRTVKEELRHNLILKLKAKQPVFEGMIGYERTVIPQIQNALLARHDLILLGLRGQGKTRLIRMLASLLDEYIPFIEGSELNENPLNPITKYGKNLVNEKGDETPITWLHRSERYTEKLATPDTNMADLIGDIDPIKAATRRLTYADEEVIHFGLIPRANRGIFAINELPDLQPRIQVGLLNIMEEQDVQIRGFNLRIPLDLLLVFTANPEDYTNRGSIITPLKDRIDSQIITHYPKNLETGIEITRQEAWQERGGGVQIEVPHFFREIIEQVAFEARTSEYIDQKSGVSVRMTRSALEALISAAERRALFHHEQKTTVRISDLLQVEPAITGKVELVYEGEQEGAQNVARLLIGKAVKAIFLRYFPDPADKKSGKAAYKEVLNWFAKGNSLTFRHDMDQADYHKALTKIHGLEEMVQKTIQTHREADKLVMMEWVLEALHQHSLVGKDYSEFFASYSDIVGSMLSGIGNLSDEDEDWDDDTYRRPRK
- a CDS encoding ABC transporter ATP-binding protein, which encodes MDATPLLLVQDLHKCYCPTEGKVVAQVSFAVQEEEIFALLGPSGCGKTTILRMIGGFERPDQGRIILRSRTLSDAHTWIRPEKRGIGFVFQEYALFPHLDVRANVMFGLHHLPKSARPDRADEMLRLVGLQKLAHRKPHELSGGQQQRVALARAMAPKPQLILLDEPFSNLDAVLRNETRDELRLLLKEAKMSAILVTHDQEEAFSFADRIGVMQEGHLEQLGTPEELYYEPNTLFVAQFLGKTNLFFSEAAGNMAESPVGTISLKRAAKGDVLVALRPEHLDIRLVNEGDPIQAEVISKDFRGHDITYRLRQKGLEFLVHTDNRHRFNVGDRVSVKPVEPGVVLKRA
- a CDS encoding response regulator, which gives rise to MKILAVDDDPSLRRLLYFFLKDQYEVVTLASAEEAIEYVRANPPDAVIMDVGFGGGMDGDEAVLELRRTHPHLPIIALSGYVFKRHREICRDVGYTDFVPKPFSQEQIIASLEKWLSYTLART
- a CDS encoding high-potential iron-sulfur protein → MQEKLNRRDFLFKAAMVGAVAPALAGTLAACGGGGDTAAAGCNDTTGLAPADITMRQTLKYVDVTTDPTKACDGCQLYIAATGGAACGKCSVVKGPIAPKGYCTSWVKKA